The following are from one region of the Flavobacteriaceae bacterium UJ101 genome:
- a CDS encoding sodium/glucose cotransporter (Actively transports glucose into cells by Na(+) cotransport; Belongs to the sodium:solute symporter (SSF) (TC 2.A.21) family.), with protein sequence MVSFIDHCIILVNCIVLPFYILFFMSTIDWIILIGTLLFIVFYGVWKTRGQKNLEHYLKGDDQTKWWAIGISIMATQASAITFLSTPGQAYTDGMRFVQFYFGLPIAMIILSITFVPLYYKLKVFTAYEFLEKRFDLKTRTLASLLFLIQRGLAAGITIYAPSIILSSLLHWDLTITNIFIGLLVIIYTVSGGTKAVTQTQKQQMAVMMGGMILAGIMVIYMLPPEVHFIDALHIAGKMEKLNVVNFEFNLNDRYNFWSGITAALFLFMSYFGTDQSQVQRYLSGKSLKESRLGLMMNGLLKVPMQFLILFIGIMVFVFYQFNQPPIFFNKVETQHVKQSEYAENFYQLEENYTTLFKEKQAELTTLLDAVKSKDEKAIQSSKEKVLVLQNESDQLRNEAKSLVKKVNPNAETNDKDYIFMTYVMDHLPIGMIGLLFAAMFCAAMSSTASELNALASTTTVDLYKRSINQKAHDTHYLKSTQWFTFLWGVIAILFATYASLFENLIQAVNLLGSLFYGTILGIFLVAFYFKKIQGNAVFIAAIIAELFVIGIHYLNANEMAPSWLTMGYLWYNIVGCILVIVLAHLIQLFSFNNQPNH encoded by the coding sequence ATGGTATCTTTTATTGATCACTGTATTATTCTTGTTAATTGTATTGTTTTACCTTTTTACATATTATTTTTCATGAGCACAATTGATTGGATTATTTTAATTGGGACTTTACTTTTCATTGTTTTCTATGGAGTTTGGAAAACGAGAGGACAGAAAAATTTGGAACATTATTTAAAAGGTGATGACCAAACCAAATGGTGGGCTATTGGAATCTCCATTATGGCAACCCAAGCCAGTGCCATTACTTTCCTTTCAACTCCAGGACAAGCTTATACTGATGGTATGCGTTTCGTGCAATTCTATTTTGGGTTACCTATTGCGATGATCATCCTTTCCATAACTTTTGTCCCTCTTTATTATAAACTAAAAGTTTTCACAGCCTATGAGTTTCTCGAAAAGCGTTTTGACCTTAAAACACGAACATTAGCATCACTTTTATTTTTGATACAACGTGGATTAGCTGCGGGAATTACCATCTATGCTCCTTCTATTATTTTATCCTCTTTACTTCATTGGGATCTTACCATTACCAATATTTTTATAGGGCTACTAGTTATCATTTACACGGTTTCTGGAGGAACAAAAGCCGTTACACAAACCCAAAAACAGCAAATGGCTGTTATGATGGGAGGTATGATATTAGCGGGTATCATGGTTATCTATATGCTTCCTCCTGAGGTTCATTTCATAGATGCTTTACATATCGCAGGAAAAATGGAAAAATTAAATGTAGTAAATTTTGAATTCAATTTAAATGATCGTTATAATTTTTGGTCTGGAATCACAGCAGCACTTTTCTTGTTTATGTCGTATTTTGGAACAGATCAGTCACAGGTACAACGTTACCTTTCAGGTAAATCTTTAAAAGAAAGTCGTTTAGGATTAATGATGAATGGATTATTAAAAGTTCCTATGCAATTTCTAATTCTCTTTATAGGGATTATGGTTTTTGTTTTTTATCAATTTAATCAACCTCCAATATTTTTTAATAAAGTAGAAACACAGCATGTCAAACAATCTGAATATGCAGAAAACTTTTATCAATTAGAGGAAAATTATACCACCCTATTTAAAGAAAAACAAGCAGAATTAACCACCTTATTAGACGCTGTAAAATCAAAAGATGAAAAAGCCATTCAATCATCCAAAGAAAAAGTTTTAGTACTTCAAAATGAGTCTGATCAACTTCGAAATGAAGCAAAATCACTTGTAAAGAAAGTAAACCCAAATGCGGAAACCAATGATAAAGACTATATTTTCATGACGTATGTGATGGATCACCTTCCTATAGGTATGATTGGATTACTTTTTGCAGCTATGTTTTGTGCCGCCATGTCTTCAACAGCTTCCGAATTAAATGCCTTGGCTTCTACCACTACAGTTGATTTATACAAACGATCTATTAATCAAAAAGCTCATGACACACATTACTTAAAATCAACTCAATGGTTTACTTTCCTTTGGGGGGTGATTGCTATTCTTTTTGCAACCTATGCGTCCTTATTTGAAAACTTAATACAAGCCGTCAATTTACTCGGTTCTTTATTTTACGGAACCATCTTAGGAATATTTTTAGTAGCCTTTTACTTTAAAAAAATTCAAGGAAATGCTGTTTTTATAGCAGCCATAATAGCAGAACTATTTGTTATAGGGATTCATTATTTAAATGCTAATGAAATGGCTCCTAGTTGGCTAACAATGGGGTATTTATGGTATAATATTGTAGGATGTATTTTAGTTATTGTATTGGCTCATTTAATACAACTATTTTCTTTTAATAACCAACCGAATCATTAA
- the K02478 gene encoding histidine kinase (Member of the two-component regulatory system LytS/LytT that probably regulates genes involved in cell wall metabolism. Contains 1 GAF domain; Contains 1 histidine kinase domain.; KEGG: obt:OPIT5_19415 two-component system, LytT family, sensor kinase), with the protein MFKTISIKNKAVRHILFWIGVYLFYTFLHGSYKERYAEYAETTFFKMPFFIAAAYTLIHWQIPYLLNKKKDILFAISIAVIGLILTLIYRSIGYFYLDIKYCKGLNLPFLSFPTYIAKTLMFYTPAVVMYLYQSHKRRQKEQERLHQIQQEKVETELKYLKAQLNPHFLFNTLNNLYSFVVNQSPKAGDMVLRLSEILDYVLYKSQAEFVPITEEVKLIENYIELEKIRYGERLEVVLEKQLPHTSMKIAPLLLLSIVENAFKHGASGSILQPKIKITLKQHHNQLIFNVWNTKDSQSGGSLNDAYKEGIGLCNIKRQLDLIYPNNHQLTTENQQHFFNLNLTINTT; encoded by the coding sequence ATGTTTAAAACCATTTCAATAAAAAACAAAGCAGTACGTCATATCCTTTTCTGGATTGGTGTATATTTATTTTACACTTTCCTACATGGCTCATATAAAGAACGTTATGCTGAATATGCTGAAACCACATTTTTTAAAATGCCTTTCTTCATTGCTGCAGCTTACACCCTAATTCATTGGCAAATCCCTTATTTACTTAACAAGAAGAAAGATATTCTTTTCGCAATCAGTATAGCGGTTATAGGGCTTATATTAACGCTTATCTATAGAAGTATTGGTTATTTTTATTTGGATATTAAATATTGCAAAGGCTTAAATCTTCCTTTCTTATCATTTCCTACTTATATTGCTAAAACATTAATGTTTTATACTCCTGCTGTTGTTATGTATTTGTATCAATCACATAAACGAAGACAAAAAGAGCAAGAACGTTTACATCAAATACAACAGGAAAAAGTTGAAACAGAATTAAAATATTTAAAGGCTCAATTAAATCCACATTTTTTATTCAACACTTTAAATAATCTCTATTCATTTGTTGTGAATCAATCTCCTAAAGCAGGTGATATGGTTTTACGCCTTTCTGAAATATTAGATTATGTTTTATATAAAAGTCAGGCAGAATTTGTACCAATTACAGAAGAAGTTAAATTAATTGAAAACTATATTGAATTAGAAAAAATACGTTATGGAGAGCGGTTGGAAGTAGTACTTGAAAAACAGTTACCTCATACCTCTATGAAAATAGCACCTTTACTTCTACTATCTATTGTAGAAAATGCTTTTAAACATGGTGCTAGTGGAAGCATTCTTCAACCTAAAATTAAAATCACCTTAAAACAACACCATAACCAGCTGATTTTCAATGTCTGGAATACAAAAGACTCTCAATCTGGAGGTTCTTTAAACGATGCTTATAAAGAAGGAATTGGTTTATGCAATATTAAACGGCAACTGGATTTAATTTACCCTAATAATCATCAATTAACAACAGAAAACCAACAACATTTTTTTAATTTAAATCTCACGATAAACACTACTTGA
- a CDS encoding putative response regulatory protein (Contains 1 HTH LytTR-type DNA-binding domain; Contains 1 response regulatory domain.) — MTIKCMLVDDEPPAIDLLKSHLRLLNDLEVVAACHSAVEAFEVLKKQPVDLLFLDIQMPVLTGLDFLKTLQDPPKVILTTAYRDYAIEGYDLDVVDYLLKPISFERFFKAVERYYQRVETPVFSPPTGTGKGFMYVNINKKNHKVLFDSILYIESLKDYVRIHTKEKSLVVKSNIGAIAEHLPQHLFLRTHRSYIIALNKITAYTAVDIEIGTIEIPIGTSYKEKVFQTLKTQSI; from the coding sequence ATGACCATAAAATGTATGCTTGTGGATGATGAACCACCTGCAATTGACTTATTAAAAAGTCATTTGAGATTATTAAACGATTTAGAAGTTGTAGCTGCTTGCCATAGTGCAGTAGAAGCTTTTGAAGTGCTAAAAAAACAACCTGTTGATTTATTATTTTTAGATATTCAAATGCCTGTACTGACTGGTTTAGATTTTTTAAAAACATTACAAGATCCTCCAAAAGTAATTCTAACGACAGCTTATCGAGATTATGCTATAGAAGGTTATGATTTGGATGTTGTAGATTATCTTTTAAAACCTATTTCTTTCGAACGTTTTTTCAAAGCTGTGGAACGTTATTATCAACGAGTAGAAACCCCAGTCTTTTCACCTCCAACGGGTACTGGAAAAGGATTCATGTATGTCAATATTAATAAAAAGAATCATAAAGTTTTATTTGACTCTATTTTATATATTGAAAGTTTAAAAGATTATGTTCGTATTCATACGAAAGAAAAATCTTTAGTTGTTAAAAGTAATATTGGAGCTATTGCAGAACATCTACCTCAACATCTTTTTTTAAGGACACATCGTTCTTATATTATTGCTTTAAATAAAATTACAGCTTATACAGCTGTAGATATTGAAATTGGTACTATAGAAATTCCCATTGGAACTAGTTACAAAGAAAAGGTGTTTCAAACCCTAAAAACCCAATCTATTTAA
- a CDS encoding thrombospondin-1 (Adhesive glycoprotein that mediates cell-to-cell and cell-to-matrix interactions. Ligand for CD36 mediating antiangiogenic properties (By similarity). May play a role in dentinogenesis and/or maintenance of dentin and dental pulp. Plays a role in ER stress response, via its interaction with the activating transcription factor 6 alpha (ATF6) which produces adaptive ER stress response factors (By similarity); Belongs to the thrombospondin family; Contains 2 EGF-like domains; Contains 1 laminin G-like domain; Contains 1 TSP C-terminal (TSPC) domain; Contains 3 TSP type-1 domains; Contains 8 TSP type-3 repeats; Contains 1 VWFC domain.): MKKLYFCRVLILSIFYLFELQAQQVISPAPGGVQGVEAWFKTEPKEGSTTEYHWKDYGGDEVKLNTYNSTEFFNIYDKEDLSKNEIRFFNFNPALQLGYLKTGQENSYREFTLNCTNLSQMMIFGAFAPIGTTFEAEKHLYTINGKPKEGISFTTDKVIESVESGKTPLDYGEEEGEDLMHTDTTSESDYREGAMRLATYYRMNQPNYSIWGEKQQANVSLGDIFNSNNTHNTSTFDENEFINRKFSGYIPEFIVYSRYLNPLERRRVESYLALKYGLTIDQSYLKSNGDLIWDLAANPVFNNRITAVIKDDASALDQFISTTTYEEAPTFSDAHDSYFQTDHTKGSSNKRLLTIESSGLKDGEYAIWGDNNDNLSVQESDEITNLKMMNRDWYLKTNRKILGEIDADWKDKKYFQITEEGSRIKALSTSKTLITSDQFEDAMIEWTVTSNRQSIVVGLGDDTNRSPITHSIWARENQVFYKKHIRDCCSGIRLGTYLPGDRFKIERKGGKAYYYKNDELVYSEESTDELLYSKIYMWKPGSEIYDYKMESKRGDQVELSYDENKATIFNNLTNNADDNPDNDADQVPYLIIDRSGRGTYQTQNTEIFKYTSIDTERKKIIFDNVFWDTDESGDDVFTFGQKESNLIAIIEGENPTCEDYGKTVSLEWEILNGKPSHMGFVITDYLPWTGFLRHSSGKDMMYAFEYGYHNVLGIKSSHVGSGSGGFGNYIIKNLTTDLGINYKAGDRFKIQINEGRVYYYYNDTLVYNHKETFVSEKKKSIMPFFRASNNSRQIVDKVKINGGTDFKWMANDDFFTITNNERIEIKEKPLNGFYNAAYTEHPILGDTSGTIKIEVKEGEPLFRYTITDKAESANTWTGKFGDVYEVYNEIPFEYANLKNVEYDAEQDEVGILNRAYPWGSTGFSSKDPIEGDFELSWNSSQNNRIMYIGLSETPKNGNYTIDYALNFTQGKQVIVSEKGRADTSASVSDIMTSDSFKIKKEGTTISYFRNNELIKESSTPSNTSLYIDGSFFGYAPIGVKNIKINKKENIQNMGDEYFVSIPNIPPGTYTVKVEEIRKTNFTNEGTSMLSNRLQESEGYLEYQVKDINSNTKRLGFVTNLSNTVEYGIQQKGDSIYYQVNGEITERYPINLEDVIRVKKMSTDLVYEVNDEEIHRITGVLTSSNFYAKVEIDTSGSFKNVDHKGFALASWIIQNGTIEIEELTTGNTATEEITITAPECDHDRDDDGIDDERDNCPDTPNSDQLDTDGDGLGDVCDPEPNGDNNVDVYPVPSTSGEPFTVKVDLDDPSEIVILVYDMKGRLITEKYVKEQKDLHEVQLILNQIGVYIIKVLSKEGEFTNKITID, from the coding sequence ATGAAAAAACTTTACTTCTGTAGAGTATTGATTTTATCAATATTTTATCTATTTGAATTACAAGCACAGCAAGTAATTTCACCAGCACCTGGTGGAGTGCAAGGTGTGGAGGCTTGGTTTAAAACTGAGCCAAAAGAAGGAAGTACTACAGAGTACCATTGGAAAGATTATGGTGGAGATGAAGTGAAATTGAACACTTATAACTCAACTGAATTTTTTAATATTTATGATAAAGAAGATTTATCTAAAAATGAAATTCGTTTTTTTAATTTTAATCCAGCTTTACAGCTAGGTTACCTAAAAACTGGACAAGAAAATTCTTATCGAGAGTTTACTTTAAATTGTACTAATCTCTCTCAAATGATGATTTTTGGAGCTTTTGCTCCAATAGGAACTACTTTTGAAGCCGAAAAACATCTTTATACTATAAATGGAAAACCTAAAGAAGGAATTTCCTTTACTACAGATAAAGTAATAGAGAGTGTTGAAAGTGGGAAAACACCACTAGATTATGGTGAAGAGGAAGGAGAGGATTTGATGCACACCGATACCACTTCGGAGAGTGATTATAGAGAAGGAGCAATGCGTTTGGCTACTTATTATAGAATGAATCAGCCGAATTATTCTATTTGGGGTGAAAAACAACAAGCCAATGTTTCATTAGGTGATATTTTTAATTCAAATAATACTCATAATACTTCAACTTTTGATGAAAACGAATTTATCAATCGGAAATTTAGTGGTTATATCCCTGAATTTATTGTCTATAGTCGTTATTTAAATCCATTAGAGCGTAGAAGAGTTGAAAGTTATTTAGCATTAAAATATGGATTGACAATTGACCAATCTTATTTAAAAAGTAATGGTGATTTAATATGGGATTTAGCTGCAAATCCAGTATTTAATAATCGAATTACAGCGGTTATTAAAGATGATGCGAGTGCTTTGGATCAATTCATCTCTACTACAACGTATGAAGAAGCACCGACTTTTTCTGATGCTCATGATTCGTATTTTCAAACCGATCATACCAAAGGATCTTCTAATAAACGTTTGTTAACCATTGAGTCTTCCGGATTGAAGGATGGTGAGTATGCTATTTGGGGTGATAATAATGATAATTTAAGTGTACAGGAAAGTGATGAAATTACCAATTTAAAAATGATGAATCGAGATTGGTATTTGAAAACGAACAGAAAAATTTTAGGAGAAATAGATGCAGATTGGAAAGACAAAAAATATTTTCAAATTACGGAGGAAGGATCAAGAATAAAAGCATTGAGTACTTCTAAAACATTGATTACATCTGATCAATTTGAAGATGCTATGATAGAATGGACTGTTACAAGTAATAGACAGTCTATTGTAGTAGGATTAGGAGATGATACGAATCGGTCTCCAATTACACATAGTATATGGGCAAGAGAAAATCAGGTGTTTTATAAGAAACATATTCGTGATTGTTGTAGTGGGATACGTTTAGGAACATATTTGCCTGGAGACCGATTTAAAATTGAACGTAAAGGAGGTAAAGCTTATTATTATAAGAATGATGAATTAGTGTACTCTGAAGAATCTACAGATGAGTTGTTGTATTCCAAAATTTATATGTGGAAACCAGGATCAGAGATATATGATTATAAAATGGAAAGTAAAAGAGGTGATCAAGTAGAACTCTCTTATGATGAAAACAAAGCTACCATATTCAATAATTTAACCAATAATGCTGATGATAATCCTGATAATGATGCTGATCAAGTTCCATATTTAATAATTGACCGCTCTGGTAGAGGAACCTATCAAACTCAAAATACGGAGATTTTTAAGTATACTTCAATTGATACTGAACGTAAAAAAATCATTTTTGATAATGTTTTTTGGGATACCGATGAAAGTGGAGATGATGTCTTTACTTTTGGTCAAAAAGAATCTAATTTAATTGCCATTATTGAAGGAGAAAATCCAACGTGTGAGGATTATGGAAAAACAGTTTCATTAGAATGGGAAATCTTGAATGGAAAGCCTTCACACATGGGATTTGTTATAACAGATTATTTACCATGGACAGGTTTTTTAAGGCATAGTTCAGGAAAAGATATGATGTATGCATTTGAATATGGGTATCATAATGTACTAGGTATTAAGAGTAGCCATGTTGGTAGTGGTAGTGGAGGATTTGGAAATTATATTATTAAAAATTTAACAACAGATTTAGGTATTAATTATAAAGCAGGAGATCGTTTTAAGATACAGATTAATGAAGGGAGGGTCTATTATTATTATAATGATACTTTGGTATATAATCATAAGGAGACATTTGTTTCAGAAAAAAAGAAAAGCATTATGCCTTTTTTCCGTGCAAGCAATAATTCTAGACAAATAGTAGATAAAGTAAAAATTAATGGTGGTACAGATTTTAAATGGATGGCAAATGATGATTTCTTTACAATAACGAATAATGAGAGAATAGAAATTAAAGAAAAGCCATTAAATGGATTTTATAATGCAGCATATACAGAGCACCCTATATTAGGAGATACTTCAGGCACAATCAAAATTGAAGTAAAAGAAGGAGAACCTCTATTTAGATATACTATAACAGATAAAGCAGAAAGTGCAAATACTTGGACAGGAAAATTTGGAGATGTATATGAAGTTTATAATGAAATTCCTTTTGAGTATGCTAATTTAAAAAATGTTGAATATGATGCTGAACAAGATGAAGTAGGAATCCTTAATCGAGCTTATCCATGGGGATCAACAGGGTTTTCATCAAAAGATCCAATAGAGGGAGATTTTGAATTAAGTTGGAATTCTTCTCAAAATAATAGAATTATGTATATAGGATTATCTGAAACGCCTAAAAATGGTAATTATACGATTGATTATGCACTTAATTTTACTCAAGGAAAGCAGGTTATTGTTTCAGAAAAGGGAAGAGCTGATACAAGTGCTTCGGTAAGTGATATTATGACTTCAGACAGTTTTAAAATAAAAAAAGAAGGAACGACTATTTCTTATTTTCGAAATAATGAATTAATTAAAGAGTCGTCAACTCCTTCAAATACATCACTTTATATAGATGGATCATTTTTTGGATATGCACCTATAGGAGTGAAAAATATAAAAATTAATAAAAAAGAAAATATACAAAATATGGGAGATGAATATTTTGTTTCAATTCCTAATATTCCTCCCGGTACTTATACGGTAAAAGTAGAAGAAATTCGAAAAACCAATTTTACAAATGAAGGAACTTCAATGTTATCCAATCGTTTACAAGAATCAGAAGGTTATTTAGAGTACCAAGTAAAAGATATAAATTCAAATACGAAACGATTAGGATTTGTGACGAATTTATCTAATACAGTTGAGTATGGTATACAACAAAAGGGAGATAGTATTTATTATCAAGTAAATGGTGAAATAACAGAGCGTTATCCTATTAATTTAGAGGATGTGATACGTGTGAAAAAAATGAGTACCGATTTGGTATATGAAGTAAATGATGAAGAAATTCATCGTATAACAGGAGTTTTAACATCGTCTAATTTTTATGCAAAGGTAGAAATTGATACTTCAGGTTCATTTAAAAATGTAGATCATAAAGGTTTTGCACTAGCAAGTTGGATAATTCAAAATGGAACTATTGAAATAGAAGAATTAACAACAGGAAATACAGCTACTGAAGAAATTACCATCACAGCACCTGAATGTGATCATGATCGTGATGATGATGGGATTGATGATGAACGTGATAATTGTCCAGATACACCTAATTCAGATCAATTGGATACCGATGGTGATGGATTAGGTGATGTCTGTGACCCAGAACCTAATGGAGATAATAACGTAGATGTTTATCCTGTACCTTCAACAAGTGGAGAACCTTTTACAGTTAAAGTGGATTTAGATGACCCTAGTGAAATAGTCATATTGGTTTATGATATGAAGGGACGTTTAATTACAGAAAAATATGTAAAAGAACAAAAAGATCTACATGAAGTCCAATTGATTTTGAATCAAATAGGAGTCTATATTATTAAGGTCTTGAGTAAAGAAGGTGAATTTACGAATAAAATTACAATCGACTAA